Genomic window (Streptomyces sp. LX-29):
TCGACGCCGCCGAGGCCGGCAAGCAGGTGCTGGTGCTGGTCGAGATCAAGGCGCGCTTCGACGAGCAGGCCAACATCAAGTGGGCCCGGAAGCTGGAGGAGGCCGGCTGCCACGTCGTCTACGGCCTGGTGGGCCTCAAGACGCACTGCAAGCTGTCGCTGGTGGTCCGCCAGGAGGGCGACACCCTGGTCCGCTACTCGCACGTCGGCACCGGCAACTACCACCCCAAGACGGCCCGGCTCTACGAGGACCTGGGGCTGCTGACCTCCGACCCGCAGGTGGGCGCCGACCTGTCCGACCTGTTCAACCGGCTCAGCGGCTACTCGCGCCGGGAGACCTACCGCCGGCTGCTGGTCGCCCCCCGGTCGCTGCGCGACGGGCTGGTCACGCGGATCCACAAGGAGATCACCCACCACCGCGCGGGGCGGCCCGCCTCCGTCCGTATCAAGGTCAACTCGATGGTCGACGAGGCCGTCATCGACGCCCTCTACCGCGCCGCCCAGGCGGGGGTGCCGGTCGACGTGTGGGTGCGCGGGATCTGCGCGCTGCGACCGGGCGTCGAGGGGCTCTCGGAGAACATACGGGTACGGAGCGTGCTCGGCCGCTTCCTGGAGCACTCGCGGGTCTTCGCCTTCGGGAACGGCGGCGAGCCCGAGGTGTGGCTCGGCAGCGCCGACATGATGCACCGCAACCTGGACCGACGGATCGAGGCGCTGGTGCGGGTCGCCGACCCCGCCCACCGCGCCGCCCTGAACCGGCTGCTGGAGACCGGCATGGCCGACTCCACCGCCTCCTGGCGCCTGGGCCCGGACGGCGAGTGGACGCGGCACGCCATGGACGCCAACGGGCAGCCGCTGCGCAACGTACAAGAGATGCTCATCGACGCCCGGAGGCGCCGGCGTGGTACAGCGACATGACCTGCCGCCGACAGGGGTTACGGGGGGCGGGCCGGACGGCTCCGGCGCCCCGTCGACCGACGTCTTCGGCCTCGGGGGACACGACATGACCGATCGCGCGGCCGGGCTCCCGGCCCCCGCCTCAGCCATGGTCGGGGCGCCGACCGGGGCCGCCCCGCACGGTCCGCGGGGGCCCGCCGCGGCGCGGCCCCCGGAGGCGGGCGCCCCCTCCGCGGGGGAGGTGCTCTCCCGCTATCTGCACGCGCAGGCCGGCGACTTCCTGCGCAGCCTGCGGCTGCACGGCGAGAGCGGCTCCGACGCCGAGGAGGCGGCCGAGGCGGCCCGGCTGCTGCGCCGCTCCGCCCGCCGTATCAGTGGCGCGCTCCTCGTCTACCAGCCGCTGACCGACCAGCCGTGGGCCGACGAACTGCGCGCCGAACTGGCCTGGCTCGCCGGCCTGCTCGCCCGCGAGCACGCCTACGCCGCCCGGCTGAGCCGGTTGCGCGGCGCCCTCCACCGGCTCTCCGGCGCGGTGGGCGCGGACCAGGACGCCGGTGTCGCGGCGCCGGGCGTCAGCGCCGCGCCGGTGGCGCGGGGCGGGGTCACGGCGGAGATCGGCGACGGGGGGAGCGCCGAGCCCGCCCCCGCAGACGGCTCGACGGCCACGGGGCCCGGCGCCCGGCGCGGCGGGACGCGGGCGTCGGTGCCCGGCGCCCGGACCAGCCGTGGCCGCCGCGGCGTCTCGCTGGCGGCCGACGACGGTGAGCCCGACGGACGCGCCGGCGGTACGGGGCGCGGGGGCGGCCGCACGGACCGCGGGGCGGAGGCGGGCGCGGCCGGTCGGGCCGGAGCGCCGGGACTCGGCGGCGATGCCCGGGGAAGCGCGGGCGACCCGACCGGAACGGGGCGCCTGGCCGCGGGCGCCGGCGGCGCGGGGCCGTCCGTGCCCGGCGGCAAAGAGGGGCCCGGCGGCGACGCGACGCGGTCCGCCGGGGCCGGCGGGCGCCACGGGACCGGCCGGGGGGCGGTCGGGGGCCGGGGAACCGGCGGTGCCCTGGGCGGGCCGCGGGAGGAGTCCCGTGGCGGCACGCTCACCGTGGGCGCCGCGCGGGCCGGCGCCCTGCTCGAGCGCCAGCTGACGCTGGCCCGGACCCGCGCGCACACCGCCGCGCTCCAGGCGCTGGGCTCCTCGCGCTTCCACGCCGTCGCCGACGCCGTCGCGCTGCTCGCCTCCGAGGTGCCGCTGGCGCCGGGCGTCGCCGAGCGCCCGGCCGGGCAGGAGCTGCCACCGCTGGCGGAGCTGGCGCACCGGCGGCTGGTGGAGGCGGTCGAGGCGCTGCCGCTGGGCGTGGCCGGACATCCGTACAACGCCGACGCGCTCGCCTACGGCCTCGCCGCGACCGCCGCGGCCGACGCGCCGCCGGCCAGCGAGCGGCAGGACGCGCCCTGGCACCAGGTGCGGCGCCTGGTGCGGCTGCGGCGCTACGCGCTGGAGGTGCTGGACGAGGGGGAGCGGGTGGACCCGGCCGGCCCGGTCGAGGCCGAACCCTCGCTCGCCGTGCGGCTCCTCGCCGCCGCGCAGGCCCTGGACCGGCACCGCGACGCCGCCGAGGCCGCGGCCGCCGCCGCCTCGGCGGCCCGTACCCCGCGGATCGCCCCGGCCACGGCGTATGCGCTGGGGGTGCTCCACGCCGACCAGCGGCAGGACGTCGAGGCGGCGCGGTTCGCCTTCGGCCGGGTGTGGCAGCGGTTGGCGGCGGGGGCGCCCGCCTGGTAACCGGGCGCCGAAGCCCGCCGAAGGGATCCCGGGCAGCGATGGAGGTCCAGGAACCGACGGAGATCCGGGCGTGGTGCAAATCCAGGCGCGATGGAAATCCGGGCACCGGCGGAGATCCGAGCGCCGGTGGAAGTCCAGGTGCCGGTGGAAGGAGACGTGGACGTGATGGCAGGCAGCGAGCCCGCGGCGGTGCCGGACACGGCGGCCGTCCGGCCCGTCTTCGCCGCGGGGTGCGTGCTGTGGCGCCGCGCCGGTGCCGTCGGGCAGATCGAACTCGCCCTGGTGCACCGGCCCAAGTACGACGACTGGTCGTTCCCCAAGGGCAAGCTGAAGCGCGGGGAGGAGGCGCGGCAGGCGGCCGTCCGCGAGGTGCTGGAGGAGACCGGCATGACCTGCGCCCTGGGAGACGAGCTGCCCACCCGCCACTATCTGGCGCAGGGCCGCCCCAAGGAGGTCCGCTACTGGGCGGCGGAGGCCACCGGCGGCTCGTTCGTGCCGAACCGCGAGGTCGACCGGCTGGGGTGGCTGCCCCCGGCGGCCGCGGCCGACCGCCTCACCGCGGACAGCGACCGCGAACTGGTCGCCGCCCTCCTCCGTACGCTGTCCTGAGCGGCCGGTCAGCCCTGTTCCCGCGGGGCGGCCTCGGCCTCCCGCAGGCCCTGGTCGCGGAGCTCGGCGCGGGCCTCGGTGCGGTGGCCGCGGGCGATGTAGTCGCGCACCACCGCCTCGACGGCGTCCTGGGGCGAGCCCACCCCGGCCAGCACCATGACTTCCACCACCAGTTCGGCATCGAGGCTGATGTTGACCTTGGCCATGGGCGCCCCCTTCGTAGGGCCCGCACCCTAGCGGGCGGAGCTGCGCCGTCACCGGCGGCGCAGCGCCGCGTCCTTCAGGGCCGGGGGCAGGTAGTAGCTGTCCGCGCGGTTGAGGTCGATGCCCGGAGGCACGATCGCGTCGATCCGGTCCAACACCCCGTCGTCGAGCACCGCGTCGGCGCCGGCCAGCAGGTCCTCCAGCTGCTCGTAGGTGCGCGGGCCGATGATCACCGAGGTGACGGCCGGGTGGGCGCGGACGAAGGCGGTGGCCAGGTGCGGCAGGGAGAGCCCGGCCTCCTCCGCCACCTGGACCAGCTGCCCCACCGCCTCCAGCTTCCGCGCGTTCTCCGGCAGCGCCGGGTCGAACTTCTGCCGCTCCAGCGCGTGCCGACCGCCCGTCAGATCGATGTCGGACGCCTGCGTGTAGCGGCCCGACAGCCAGCCCGCCGACAGCGGACCCCAGGTCAGCACCCCCATCCCGTACTTCTGCGCGGTCGGTAGCACCGCCGCCTCGGCGCCGCGCGCCAGGATCGAGTAGGGCGGCTGCTCGCTGCGGAAGCGGACGTGGCCGCGCCGCTCGCTGGTCCAGTGCGCCTCGACGATCTGCTCGGCGGGGAAGGTGGAGCAGCCGACCGCCCGCACCTTGCCGGCGCGCACCAGGTCGGTCAGGACGCCGAGCGTCTCGTCGATGTCGGTCGTCGGGTCGGGGCGGTGGATCTGGTAGAGGTCGATGTAGTCCGTGTCCAGCCGGCGCAGGCTGTCCTCGACGGCGCGGGTGATCCAGCGCCGTGAGTTGCCGCTGAGGTTGGGGTCCTCGCCCATCAGGCCGTGCCCCTTGGTCGCCAGCACGATGTCGTCGCGGCGGCCCTTGAGCGCCTTTCCGACGATCTCCTCGGACTCGCCCGCCGAGTACACGTCGGCGGTGTCGATGAGGTTGATGCCACCGTCGATGGCACGGTGGATGATGCGCACCACGTCGTCGTGGTCGTTGTTCGCCCAGGCACCGAACATCATCGTGCCCAGCGCGTATTCGCTGACCGAGATGCCGGTGCCGCCGAGAATCCTGCGCTGCATGGGGGGTGCCTCCGTCGAGCCGTGCGTGTGCTGTCTTTCGGTTACGCGTTCCACCTTCCGCCGCGGGCGCAGCACGTACCAGGCCCGTTTCAACCTGGGTCCGCCAGAACCACCTTGTTGCCGCCCCGTCGATAATGGGCCGATGCGGCATGCCGACGAACCGGAGATCAACACCTTTCTGAAGTCCCGCCGGGCCGCTCTCGACCCGGCCACGCTGGGACTGCCCGCGGGATCGACCCGCCGCCGGGTGCGCGGGCTGCGCCGTGAGGAGGTCGCCCAGCTGGCCGGGATCAGCGTCGACTACTACACCCGCATCGAGCAGGGCCGTGCCCCCGCCATCTCGGACCCGGTCCTGGACGCCATCGCGCGGGCGCTGCGGCTGACCCCCGCCGAGCACACCTATCTGCGCAACGTCGCCCAGCCCCGGCGCCGGCAGGGCGGTGACCAGTGGCCCCCCGCGCGCGTGCGGCCCGAGGTGCGCCAGCTGCTGGACGCCCTCGACGACACCGTGCCCGCCTTCGTCTACGGCCCCGCCCTGGACATCCTCGCCTGGAACCGCCTCGGCGGCCTGGTCTCCTTTGACCTGGCGGCCGTCCCCGAGGCCGACCGCAACGCCGCCCTGCTGACCTTCCTCCACCCGGACGCCAAGGCCCTCCACCCGGACTGGGAGCGACTCGCCGAGGAGATGGTCGCCGCCCTCCGCGCCGAGGCCGGCCGCCGCCCCCAGGGGCGGCTCAGCGAGGTCGCCTGCCGGCTCCTCGACCACAGCCCCGACTTCCGGCGCCACTGGGAGGCCCAGGCCGTCACCGAACGCACCTCGGGCACCAAGCGCGTCCGGCACCCCGTCGTCGGCGAGCTCGACCTGACCTACGAGGTGCTGGCGCTGCCGACCGACGAGGGACAGGTCCTCTGTACGTACACGGCGCGGCGGGGGACGCGCACGGCGGAGGCCCTGCGGGAGCTCGCGGCCCTCCCGACCCTCCCGGCCGTCGCCCCGGCCCAGTAGGCCGCGCGGGTCAGCCCGGCCCGAGGCGAGGGGCGGCCCGCACCCCGGTCCAGTGGGTCGCCCGGCTCAGCCGGACCCGGGGAAGACAGGGCCGGCACCCGGTCCAGCGGGTCGCCCGGGTCAGCCCGGCCCGAGGTGAGGGGTGGCCCGCGCCCCGGTCCGGTGGGTCGCCCGGGTCAGCCGGACCCGGGGGCGACGGGGCCGGCGCCCGGTCCAGCGGGTCGCCCGGGTCAGCCCGGCCCGAGGCGAGGGGGCCGGCGCCCCGGTCCAGTGGGTCGCCCGGCTCAGCCGGACCCGGGGGCGAGGGCCTCCCAGGCCACCGTGACCTCACCTTGCCGCCAGCGTCTGGGCCCGTGCAGGACCGGCCAGCCCAGGTCGTCGCGGAGCACGCGGACGGTGCGGACCCAGCGCTGGCGCGCGCTGAGCGGGGCGTACGGCGCGGCGGCGGCCCAGGCGCGGTCGAAGTCGCGCAGGAAGGAGTGCACGGGCTCGCCGGGGACGTTGCGGTGGATGAGCGCCTTGGGGAGCCGCTCGGCCAGGTCGGAGGGGCGCTCCAGGGAGCCGAGCCGGGTCGCGAACGTGACGCTGAGCGGCCCCGTCGGGGTCAGCGCCACCCACACGTGCCGCCGCCCGATCTCGTCGCAGGTCCCCTCCACCAGCAGCCCGTCCGGCGCCAGCCGATCGCACAGCCGCCGCCACACCGCCGCGACCTCGTCCTCCCCGTACTGCCGCAGCACGTTCGCCGCCCGGATCAGCGCGGGCCGCTCCCCGTGGCCGCCCGGCAGCGGCACCTCGAACCCGCCGTGCGCGAAGACCAGCCCCTCCCGCTCGTACGGCTTGGCGGCCGCCACCCGCGCGGGTTCGATCTCCACCCCGACCACCCGCACGTCCGGCCGGACCGTACGCAGCCGCTCCAGCAGCTCCACGGCGGTCCAGGGCGCCGCCCCGTACCCCAGGTCCACCGCCACCGGCGCCTCCGTCCGCAACAGCGCCGGACCGTGCACGGCGGCGATCCAGCGGTCCATACGCCGCAGCCGGTTCGGGTTGGTGGTGCCGCGGGTCACCGAGCCGACGGGTCGGGCCGGGGCGGGGGGACGGGCGGGCATGTCTATGACTCTAAGCGGTCCCCACGCCCACGGCCCCGCCCCTCTTACGGCCTCGGCCGTGAGGTGGATGAGCTCCGCCCGACCACGATCGCCGCCTGAGACCATCGAGCGCATGGGCAAGCACCGCCGACCCGGACCCCCGAACCAGCCGTCCCGCGCCGTCCCGCGCGTGAACGCCGACGACCCGCTCGCCGCGTACGACAAGCGCCGCCGCCCCCCGCTGGACATCTACCGGCGCCACCGGCCGGCGCACGGCGGCGCCGGCCACCTTCGACCCGACGAGCCGCGCGTGCTGGAGGAGTGGGACGCCTTCACGTACCAGGTCGTCGGCACCGCTCCGAGCCTCGCGGTGGCCCAGGAGTGGGTGAACGAACCGCAGACAGGCGACGACCCGGCTGCGTGATACGCCCTGCGCCTGCCCGCCGGATGGAACCGGCCATTCCCGGCTCAGAATCAGTCGAAGGGAGACGGCGTCAATCACGCCCCACGGCTCTGCGGCTACAACGAATCTTGATCAGTCGCGCTCGGGTCAAGGGGGAACGGAATGCGAACTGCCCGTGCAAGAAGGCTGGCTATCGCGTTCAGTGTTGCGGTAATTGGTGGCCTGTTGGGGGTCCCGGCCTTCGTTCAAGGCGGTTCCGGATCAAGCCGCCTTTCTGCTGCTGAGGTGGATGAGCTGTCCCGTATCGCGGAATCCCATCTACAGGCGCGAGCCAGCATGGTGACAACCAACCCTCCCGCCGTAAGGAGGCCGCTTCTTCCCGCCACCGCATCCATGGCGAAGCACATTGAGGACGAATTCGGCAAACTCGCCGCTAAGGGAAAAATGTACGAGGACGTGAATGGCGGCTACACAAAGGCTGCCGTCGACGTCACCGTCCTGAACTCATCACTGGCTGGGGAGACCGCAACCCTCCAGGTCACCGAAGACACTCGCCTCTACGTGCCGTTTACGACAGAGGAGATCGATGAGGGGGCGCCTGAGTACGAGGAATTCTCGCTCCCTCACACGATGACATTCAAGCGGAGCTCTGAAGGCGTTTGGCTGCTCGCTTCAGACAAGGCTGACACGGGATCCGGGCCGGCGCCCAGTACGCAACTGACCTAACCCGGTCCCGCCCCTCTACGCCCCCGGCTGTGACGATCCGCTTCCCCGCGCGGCACGGTACGCCCGGAGCAGCCCGCGCCCCGTCTGGCACGCGACGTCGCCCTTGCGGCAGGCCGCGCACTCCGTGAGGTGGATGAGCGCCGCCCGCCAGGCCCGGTCGACGCGCCGGTGGCGCGCCGTGGACGACCCCTGCCCAGCGTCGACGTGCCCGCGCTCGTTCTGCGCCCGTACGACCCCGTCGGTCACCGCCCCGACCCGCCGCAGCGCCTCACGGCGGGAGGGCCCGCCCGCCCCCTCGCCCGTCACCACGCGCCCTCACGGCGCGCGATGGCCCGCTGCTCGATCGCCTGGGCGAGCTGGAGGTGGTAGAGCTCGACCTGGTCCGGGGTGAGGATCAGCGCCGAATCGAGCGCACTGCCGTCCGCACAGTGCAGCCGGATCGCGAGCGCGGCCTGCTGGGCACGGCGGTCGTAGATCACGTCCCGTTTCAGGGGGGTGGCGTGGGTGACGGTGAGGGGCAGGCTCACGGCTTCCTCCTGGCGCGCTTGTCGAGGACCCAACTTCTGCCTTTGGGCACCCTCCACCTTGAGGGTGAACTGCCCTGCCGCGTATGAGCGTTTATGACAGGCTCGGTCCACGTGGCCACGACTGAGCCGGGCGGAGACGGTCGGGTGAGTGCGATGACGGGTGATGAGCAAGCGCGCTGCGAGCGCTGTGGCGCCGTGCTGAGCCGGTACAACAGCGCCGGTGTCTGCGCCGGATGCGGTCGCGTGAAGCCGTCTGCGCCGGACGGGTTCTGGGAGCGTCCCGAGATCCGAGACGCCCTCGCCGCCTGGGACATGGGAACGGTCGTACGTGCCTTCCGGCAGTGCACGGGTCTGTCGCAGGCCGCTGTGGCACGTCTCGTCAACATCGATCAGGCCGAGGTCAGCCGACTGGAGCGGGGCCGCAAGCGGCTGCGGGACCGACGGCAGGTGCTCACGTGGACCAGGGCGCTCAACATCCCGGATGGCCGTATCGACGCCTTCCCGGTGACCGGTGGTGGGTCCGTATCGAGCCTTTCGGCGCTGCACCGGGCAGGATTCACGGTCGACGACATGGGGGCCGGACCTGCTACTCCGCGCGCCTGGGATGCAGACGAACGGGTCGATGAACTGCTGATCGACCTTCAGCGGCGGGACAACGCATGTGGGGCCGACGCTCTGCTGGCCGGCGCTGCGCGGAGCCTGCAGGCGGTGGTCCGCCGACTTGATCGCGGCGGTGCGAACGCATCCGAGCCGAACCTCTACTCGGCCGCCGCGCAACTGGCACAGATGGTCGGCTGGCTTTCGCTGGACGCCGGCCGGCCAGCCGATGCCAGGCAGAATCTGAGCTTGGCGCTGTACTGCGCGCACACGGTGGGTGATCTGCGCCTTGCCGGAAGCGTGCTCGGGTACCTGAGCCTCACCTCGCTCTATCACGGCCCACCTGCTGAAGCACTGGCCTTGGCACGTACGGCGCAGGACACCGCTCGCGGAACAGTCGGCGGTCCGGTGGGCGCCATGCTCGCGACGAGACGCGCACGGGCTCACGCCGCGCAGGGAGACGACGCTGAGTGTCGATCCGCGTTGCGAGAGGCCGAGCGGCATGGTGCGGGGCACCCCGAGGCCGCCCCGGCCCCCGCATGGATCGACTATTTCGACGCCGCGGAGCTCAGGGCTCAGCAGGGCACGTGCCTGATGCAGATCGGTGAGCTGGACGAGGCCGAAGTGCATCTCGGCTCGGCCCTGGCGCTCCGGCGGAGACTCGGCTCGGCATACCTCAGAGACCAGGTGAACTACGGCCTGCGGCTCGCTGAGATCGCGCTGTCGAAGGGGGAACTCGACGTGGCGTGCGCACGGGCCCAGGCCGCGTTCTCCGCTCACCGTGAGATCTCCTCCACCCGCATGGCGTCGAAGCTGTCCACCTTCGCTGGCCAGCTCACCCCGTATCGATCCCATGCCGGCGTCAGTGACCTCATCGCGGCGATGAAGGGATCAGCTTCCTGAGTTCACCGGGGTCGCCGCGAGGCGCCCGTCCGTACCCACCACGGCCCTCACGACGGCCGTCGTGTCCACGAGGTCGGGAAGCACGATGTCGGCTCCGGCGGCCGACAGCTTCTCTGCGGTGGTGGTACCGGTCGCCACGGCGATGGCCAGGGCGCCACCGGCCTTCGCCGTGGCGATGTCCAGCACCGTGTCACCGATGATCACCGTGTCGGCGCCAGTGAACCGGCGGCCGAGTCGTGAGCGTGTACGCTCCCAGGCACAGGCCAGAAGGGCGGTGCGCTCGGCCGCGTCGTCGCCGTACCCGCCCGTTTCGAAGTCGATGAGGTCGGCGAGGCCGAAGACGGCCAGTTTCAGCTCGGCCAGGCTGCGCATGTTGCCGGTGAGGACAGACTGGTGAACTCCTTCGTGTCCCGTCAGAGCCGAGAGCGCCTCGACTGCTCCCGGCAGGACGCGCCCCGCAGCGGCCAGGGCGGCTGAGCGTGCGCGCAACTCATCGGCGAGTGTGGCTGTGAACCGCCCGATGATTGCCGGATCCGGGGCGAAGCCGTGCAGCCGCAGCGTCTCGGCCGTGATCGCCAGCTCCGTGCGCCCTGTCATGTCGGCCATCTCGCGCAGGGGCTGCCCCGTCACGCGGGTGAAGGCGGCGGCGTATGCCTGCCGGCTCACCCCGCCGCCGTCGATGAGCGTGTGGTCGATGTCCCACAACACCAGACGGCGATACTCCTGCCCAGGACTCATGGTCTCCGTACTCCTGTCGCGGTGGACATCAACCCGAGGAGTTGCCGAACGGTTCTCCACCTTTCGCGGTGGCTGGCGGATTGTCCAGCGACGGGCGGGTATTCATGGCACGCACAGCCGATCAAGGCCCGACACCGGGGTTCCGAAATCGGTGTCCTGGGCACGACGTGACGAGAGGGGCCGGCATGTCGCAGACCGGGGGTGCCCGGCTGTTCCGGGAGGCATGGGTCGCGGGAGTCCGGAAGCACTTCCCCGGCGAGCCGAAGCCGGGTTATGTCGCCGACTGGGCGGATCTTCCGGGCTGGCAGCAGGAGACGGACGCGGACATCTTCGAGACCATCGAGAACGAGGCCAGCCCAGATGACATGCGATTCGCCTCGCCGACGCATGAGGCGTGAGAGGAGCTGACGGTGGCTGACGACTTGTCCGCGGTGTCGCGATTCCTGCTTGAGGCGGGCACACTCAAACACGCCAGGCGCACGGGCTGGTGGATGGCGGGCGTGCGGGACCCGGAGAGCGTGGCCGAGCACTCGTGGCGTACGTCGCTGATCGCCTCTGTGATCGCCCAGTTGGAGGGAGCCGATCCGGCGCGGGCGGCGCTGCTGGCCGTGTGGCATGACTCCCAGGAGACCAGGACTGGCGATGTCAACCACCTGGGGAAGAAGTACGCCCCCTCGGCTGACCCGGAAACCGTGACGGCTGACCAGACGGCCGGTATGCCTGAACCGCTGGCGGAGGCAGTGCGAGGCGTCGTGGCTGAGTACGAGGCGAAGGAGACGCCCGAGGCTCGGTGCGCGCGCGACGCCGACAAGCTCGAATGCCTGATTCAAGGAATCGAGTACCGGGCGCAGGGCTACGAGAACGCGCAGCGGTGGATCGACAACAGCCGCGCTCGACTCATCACCGAGACAGCGAATCGTCTTGCCGACGAGCTGCTGAACACCGGGACCTTGGACTGGCTCTACGCCGCGATGGGAGAGACTCCGTGAACTGAAAGTGCAACGCCACTGCGTGGCGGGAGATCGGCTACGGGTCTCGCGGGTCGGGGTCCGAAGGGCGGCTACGCGAAGGCTGCCGTCGAAGTCACCGTCATGAGCTCGTCGCTGGCTGGGGAGACTGCAACCCTCCAGCGAAGACGAGAAGGGGAGCAGCGTATGCGCGCTAGGGAACTGACCGTCGGCCGCACCTTCGGAATCACTTTCGACCATGGGGACGACTTCTTCGGCGCGCTCGATGAATTCTGCCGGGAGCACGGGATCTGTCAGGGGTACATCCCGATGTTCATCGGCGCCTTCAGTGAGGCCGAGCTGGTGGGGACCTGTGAAAAGCTCGATCACCCTGAGGCTCCACTCTGGTCCCGCACGCATGTCGAGACCGTCGAGGCCCTGGGGTGCGGCACCTTGGCTCGTGATCCTGAAACCGACAAGGTGCTGCCGCATGTCCATGTCGCTGCTGGCCTCAAGGGCCAGTCGGCGCAAGGCAAGACGAGTCACTTGCTGAGTGCCCGGGTGCAGTTCCTCACGGAGCTGCTCGTTGTCGAGGTCACCGCCCCTGTCATGACCCGGCCTCGCAACCCTCAGATGTACGACGTACCTCTGCTCACGTTCGAATGATGCTGGAAGCTCCTTGGGCGCACCGTCCGGGTCTCGGGGCGCGGGGTTCGGGATCCGAGACGTCTCCGAAGGAATGGCCGGGAGGCTTGACCCACCCACCCTCCCTGCGCCCAACGGCCGCCCCCAGCGGGCCAGATGACTTTTTGTGATCGAGTCGCGACGCAGCGGCGTGGGCGTGTAGCGTGCGGCCCACAAAGCAACGACCCCCAGCGGGTGTTAGCAGCACCTGCCAGGGGTCTGACCTTCAAGATCGTTAGGAGCGATCTCAATGGCTGCTTCAGACTCTAGCGTTCCCGCGCCCCCCTCCGCCCCCTCCTCGCCTCCGATGGCCAGTCCCGGCTTCGGGAAGCGGGCCGTTTCCGGTCAAGGGCCGCGCCGTGCCGACGACTTCGCCGGGCTGCCCGCGCGGGAGGCGGCCATCGCCGCGTACGTCGATCGGCTGCCGGACGGGGCGTGCATCTCGATCAAGGCGCTGGCCGCGCAGCTTCCCTACGGGCAGTGCGCCTTGGGGACCGCGTTGCGGCGGCTGGCCGAGGCCGGGCATCTGCGGCTGTTCCGGGAGCGGACCGAGGGCGGGCGGTGGGTGACCCGTACGCACTTCTCGCGCATCGCCCGAGATGACGCCTGGTGGGCGGCGTACCAGGCCGGGCGGGACACGGACCAGGCTGCGGAGGGCGAGCCGCGCACAGAGGGCGCGGCGCCGCCGCGTCCCGGGTACGCCATGCTCGCCCGGCTCGGAGAGGCCGACCCCCGTCTCGCCCTCTCCGCCGCCGACTGCGCCGCGCTCGAACCGCTCGCCGGGGAGTGGCTCCGTCGCGGGGCGAGCGAGCCGTACGTCGCTTCCGTGCTGACCGCCGGGCTGCCCGAGGCCGTCCA
Coding sequences:
- a CDS encoding HD domain-containing protein — translated: MADDLSAVSRFLLEAGTLKHARRTGWWMAGVRDPESVAEHSWRTSLIASVIAQLEGADPARAALLAVWHDSQETRTGDVNHLGKKYAPSADPETVTADQTAGMPEPLAEAVRGVVAEYEAKETPEARCARDADKLECLIQGIEYRAQGYENAQRWIDNSRARLITETANRLADELLNTGTLDWLYAAMGETP
- a CDS encoding PPC domain-containing DNA-binding protein; this translates as MRARELTVGRTFGITFDHGDDFFGALDEFCREHGICQGYIPMFIGAFSEAELVGTCEKLDHPEAPLWSRTHVETVEALGCGTLARDPETDKVLPHVHVAAGLKGQSAQGKTSHLLSARVQFLTELLVVEVTAPVMTRPRNPQMYDVPLLTFE